In Gopherus evgoodei ecotype Sinaloan lineage chromosome 21, rGopEvg1_v1.p, whole genome shotgun sequence, a single window of DNA contains:
- the LOC115638420 gene encoding olfactory receptor 5A2-like, translating into MEDLGIKNETIVGTLILLGFDDLHDLQIFLFPLFFMVYLVTTVGNILIIITVSADRSLHTPMYFFLGNLSFLEILYTSNIAPRMLVDLLRQDKCIAFTGCITQLYVFCELGTFECFLLMLMSYDRYLAICQPLHYADSMNWNLCIKLAAGTWVWGFLLADVLQLLLAKSLTLCGPNEIDHFFCDLTPLLKLSCSDTYMGWK; encoded by the coding sequence ATGGAGGACCTTGGAATTAAAAATGAAACCATTGTGGGCACATTGATACTCCTGGGCTTTGACGATCTCCATGATCTGCAGATTTTCCTCTTTCCCCTCTTCTTCATGGTGTATCTAGTGACCACGGTGGGGAATATCCTCATTATAATCACAGTATCAGCTGATCGGAGTCTTCACACTcctatgtacttcttcctgggtaacctctccttcctggagatcCTGTACACCTCTAACATTGCCCCCAGGATGCTTGTGGACTTACTGAGACAGGACAAATGTATTGCCTTTACCGGCTGTATCACACAGTTATATGTCTTCTGTGAATTAGGGACTTTTGAATGTTTTCTCCTGATGCtcatgtcttatgatcggtaccTGGCCATTTGTCAGCCTCTGCACTATGCAGACTCAATGAACTGGAATCTTTGCATtaagctggctgctggcacgtgGGTTTGGGGATTTCTGTTGGCTGATGTGTTGCAATTGCTTCTGGCAAAATCTTTAACTCTTTGTGGCCctaatgaaattgaccatttcttttgtgacttgACGCCATTGctgaaattgtcctgttctgacaCCTACATGGGGTGGAAGTAG
- the LOC115638419 gene encoding olfactory receptor 10A7-like produces MGVTEKGNQTAITEFILLGFGDFPEMQPLLFVTFLFIYTITMSGNIVIVLVIAADHNLHTPMYFFLGNLSFLEICYTTTIVPKMLRSFLTVREVILFMGCVAQLYIFGSLAVTECLLLSVMSYDRYLAICHPLSYASVMNFKVCLQLAAGCWITGFLTPIAMMVLTFTLPFCASKEVGHFFCDFMPLLKLSCTDTHLVEFLSFTVSACVTLVPFLLTLTSYCRIILTIQRIPSTIGKQKAFSTCSSHLLVVSIFYGTIIIVYGAPVGNQSPVLNKAFSLLYTVISPMFNPLIYSLRNKEVKCALRRLEAKCSLF; encoded by the coding sequence ATGGGCGTAACTGAAAAAGGGAATCAAACAGCCATCACAGAATTCATTCTTCTGGGATTTGGAGACTTCCCTGAAATGCAGCCCTTACTCTTTGTGACATTTTTATTCATCTACACCATAACCATGTCCGGCAACATTGTAATTGTTCTGGTGATAGCAGCTGATCACAATCTAcatacccccatgtacttcttcctaggTAACTTATCTTTCCTGGAGATCTGCTACACCACCACCATTGTCCCCAAGATGCTAAGAAGTTTCCTTACAGTGAGGGAAGTGATTTTATTCATGGGTTGTGTAGCGCAGTTGTACATTTTTGGATCTTTGGCAGTCACTGAGTGCCTCCTTTTATCAGTCATGTCCTATGATCGATATTTAGCGATATGCCATCCCTTGTCTTATGCATCTGTTATGAACTTTAAGGTTTGCCTTCAGCTAGCAGCTGGTTGTTGGATAACTGGCTTCCTGACCCCTATAGCAATGATGGTCTTGACTTTTACATTGCCTTTCTGTGCTTCCAAGGAGGTTggccatttcttttgtgatttcatgCCTCTGTTAAAACTTTCCTGTACTGACACCCATTTGGTTGAATTTCTGTCTTTCACAGTGTCTGCCTGTGTGACCCTGGTCCCATTTCTACTAACCTTGACTTCCTACTGTAGGATCATTTTGACCATCCAGAGGATCCCTTCCACCATTGGGAAGcaaaaagccttctccacctgctcctcacacCTCCTGGTTGTTTCGATTTTCTATGGCACCATCATTATTGTTTATGGAGCCCCTGTAGGTAACCAGTCACCAGTTTTAAACAAGGCCTTCTCCCTGCTCTATACAGTCATCTCTCCCATGTTCAACcctctcatctacagcctgaggaacaaggaggtcaAATGTGCCCTGCGAAGGTTGGAAGCAAAATGTTCACTTTTCTAA